One part of the Rutidosis leptorrhynchoides isolate AG116_Rl617_1_P2 chromosome 1, CSIRO_AGI_Rlap_v1, whole genome shotgun sequence genome encodes these proteins:
- the LOC139901009 gene encoding uncharacterized protein: MFPNDNFESFLGDSDSEIISDYSNSEYVDSDDLSSNDESIVPLQEEVFESDDESCDQDRYEPIKILGFRPKSGGGNPSQENFPAEEDQQSGCIGVAKVSVNSEEVVAETMSNDVPNPSSKNNPKGVKSVVGNTEHIGPLDGNLDSKNIGSKCNVDNSKCGPNIVDDVDLATNPIPKGDAGSNNNYESNNSVEDSAKMRKQSKGRKEKSKRSGNSERIKEVSIISLNVHGFGLEGKFGWVKRILSCENPDIAVFQETKCRKLEDGWVQSLWRNSDFGFIQKEVIGNSGGMLMIWDTKRFVVDCVAGNEFYLAIWGKWFGTGFESIIVNVYGPHNDSDKKRMWDALDSLMGNLAIGWVLCGDFKEVREESDRLNCIFHQNRARRFNDFIIRNNLIEIPINGRKFTRGSDNGLKFCKLDRFLISDAFINMWEDLSIMVLDRKESDHCPLILRDKLIDFGTKPFKVFDEWLHKEGIDRVVQEGWGMAIHGSRKDCCFKDKLKNVKGALKTWSKEEFGGIDDEINSLKKSTMNWEIKAENGVLTEAERLCWLEERKKWMSKEKSKANMLKQKARIRWILEGDENSKYFHASLKRKYNKCNIRGLNINGCWNENPKSIKDTVFEYFKSVFSEKATIRPQLFNRFAGNRQNNVDGPVADQPNNQFVAGPTGYPEHSGSVLEGHAAGCSTTVSVPISHSGSASSRGPVLCNLSQEEANQLESPFSESEVWDAIKECGSSKAPGLDGFNMRRLRNFGVRILSCLQSASISVLVNGSPTNEFTLKRGVRQGDTLSPFLFILVAEGLNVITKGAVGNSMFKGMEIGDDKVPISLLQYADDTIFFGERSENNLSNLMKLLKCFELTSGLKVNYNKSNLYGVGVETRMVENMAHLYKCKAGSFPFIYLGLPVGGKMNKLGNWNPIIDKFSKRLLDWKARSMSFGGRLTLVKSVLNSLPFSVWSNIVKTGNNIDSLGVVFRSSFVKQIGDGASTFFWNEVWLGSTSLKNRFKRLSHLENDVTAKVCDRVIWDGTKWVGN; the protein is encoded by the exons ATGTTTCCCAACGACAACTTTGAATCTTTCCTTGGCGACTCTGATAGTGAGATAATCTCAGACTATAGTAACTCTGAGTATGTGGACAGTGATGATTTATCAAGTAACGATGAATCCATAGTGCCATTACAGGAAGAAGTGTTCGAATCGGATGATGAATCCTGTGATCAAGATAGGTATGAACCAATCAAAATTCTAGGTTTCCGGCCAAAGAGTGGCGGCGGTAATCCGTCACAAGAAAACTTCCCGGCAGAAGAAGATCAGCAGTCTGGTTGTATTGGGGTTGCAAAAGTATCTGTGAATTCTGAGGAGGTGGTTGCAGAAACAATGAGTAATGATGTTCCAAACCCTAGTTCCAAGAATAATCCAAAAGGTGTAAAATCGGTTGTGGGGAATACCGAG CATATTGGGCCATTGGATGGCAACCTGGACTCAAAGAATATTGGATCAAAGTGCAATGTGGATAATAGCAAATGTGGGCCTAATATTGTGGATGATGTTGATTTAGCTACCAACCCAATCCCGAAGGGTGATGCTGGTTCCAACAATAATTATGAATCGAATAATTCTGTGGAAGACTCGGCTAAAATGCGGAAACAATCGAAGGGTAGGAAAGAAAAATCTAAGAGATCGGGTAATAGCGAAAGAATAAAGGAGGTGTCG ATTATATCGTTAAATGTTCATGGTTTTGGTTTGGAGGGAAAGTTTGGGTGGGTTAAACGCATATTATCTTGTGAGAATCCGGATATTGCAGTTTTTCAAGAGACTAAGTGTAGAAAACTTGAAGACGGGTGGGTTCAATCTTTATGGAGAAATAGTGATTTCGGTTTCATTCAAAAGGAAGTTATTGGGAATTCGGGGGGTATGCTAATGATTTGGGACACGAAAAGGTTTGTAGTTGATTGTGTTGCGGGAAATGAGTTTTATTTAGCTATTTGGGGTAAATGGTTTGGCACGGGCTTTGAATCAATAATCGTGAACGTGTATGGACCACATAATGATAGTGACAAAAAGAGAATGTGGGATGCCCTTGATAGTCTCATGGGTAATCTCGCCATTGGGTGGGTTCTTTGTGGGGATTTCAAAGAGGTTAGGGAGGAATCAGATCGACTTAATTGTATTTTCCACCAAAATCGTGCTAGGAGGTTCAATGATTTCATCATTAGGAATAACTTAATCGAGATACCAATTAATGGAAGGAAATTTACTCGGGGTAGTGATAATGGCTTGAAATTTTGCAAATTGGATCGTTTCCTCATTTCGGATGCTTTTATTAATATGTGGGAAGATCTTTCCATTATGGTGCTAGATAGGAAGGAATCGGATCATTGCCCTCTTATCCTTAGGGATAAGTTAATTGACTTTGGTACGAAGCCTTTCAAGGTTTTCGATGAGTGGCTTCACAAGGAAGGGATTGACCGGGTAGTTCAAGAAGGGTGGGGTATGGCTATTCATGGCTCGAGAAAAGATTGTTGCTTTAAGGATAAACTCAAAAATGTTAAAGGTGCTTTAAAAACTTGGAGCAAAGAAGAATTTGGTGGCATTGATGATGAAATTAATAGTTTAAAAAAGAGTACAATGAATTGGGAGATTAAGGCCGAGAATGGTGTTTTAACGGAGGCGGAACGTTTGTGTTGGTTGGAGGAGCGTAAGAAATGGATGTCAAAAGAAAAAAGTAAAGCAAATATGTTGAAACAAAAGGCTCGTATCCGGTGGATTTTAGAAGGTGATGAAAACTCCAAGTATTTCCACGCATCTTTGAAAAGGAAATATAATAAATGCAACATTCGTGGGTTGAATATTAATGGTTGTTGGAACGAGAATCCAAAATCTATAAAAGATACTGTGTTTGAATATTTTAAGAGTGTATTTAGTGAAAAAGCTACCATTAGGCCCCAATTATTTAATCGTTTTGCTGGGAACAGACAGAATAATGTTGATGGGCCTGTTGCCGATCAGCCCAATAATCAATTTGTTGCTGGCCCAACAGGCTACCCTGAGCATAGCGGTTCCGTTTTAGAGGGACATGCTGCTGGTTGTAGTACTACTGTTTCTGTCCCAATCTCGCATAGTGGGTCTGCATCATCTCGTGGCCCTGTCCTTTGTAATCTTTCTCAGGAAGAGGCGAATCAATTGGAAAGCCCATTCTCTGAATCTGAAGTATGGGATGCAATAAAAGAATGCGGGAGTTCCAAAGCTCCTGGACTGGATGGGTTTAATATGAG GCGATTGAGGAATTTTGGTGTTCGG ATCCTCTCGTGTCTTCAATCGGCCTCTATTTCCGTTCTTGTTAATGGGTCTCCAACAAATGAGTTTACGTTGAAGAGGGGTGTTAGACAAGGTGACACGCTATCACCTTTTTTGTTTATCTTGGTAGCCGAAGGTCTAAATGTGATTACTAAAGGTGCCGTGGGTAATAGTATGTTTAAGGGGATGGAAATTGGTGACGATAAAGTGCCCATTTCGCTccttcaatatgcggatgatacaatATTTTTTGGTGAACGGAGTGAGAATAACCTTAGTAACCTTATGAAACTCTTGAAATGCTTTGAGTTAACTTCGGGCCTAAAAGTAAATTATAATAAAAGTAATCTCTATGGGGTGGGTGTTGAAACACGGATGGTGGAGAATATGGCTCATTTGTATAAGTGTAAGGCGGGTTCATTTCCTTTTATATACCTTGGGCTCCCGGTTGGTGGAAAGATGAATAAGTTGGGGAATTGGAATCCGATAATTGATAAATTCTCGAAACGTCTCTTGGATTGGAAGGCTAGATCGATGTCATTTGGTGGGCGCTTGACTCTTGTGAAATCGGTGTTAAATAGTCTCCCAtt TTCGGTTTGGTCCAACATTGTAAAAACCGGAAACAACATTGATTCACTTGGTGTGGTATTTAGAAGCTCCTTTGTCAAACAAATTGGCGATGGAGCTTCTACGTTTTTTTGGAATGAAGTTTGGCTTGGTTCTACTTCATTGAAAAATAGGTTCAAGAGACTATCACACTTAGAGAATGATGTGACTGCTAAAGTGTGCGATAGGGTGATTTGGGATGGAACGAAATGGGTGGGGAATTAG